A genomic window from Lotus japonicus ecotype B-129 chromosome 1, LjGifu_v1.2 includes:
- the LOC130728244 gene encoding 60S ribosomal protein L8-3-like codes for MGRVIRAQRKGAGSVFKSHTHHRKGPARFRSLDFGERNGYLRGVVTDVIHDPGRGAPLAKVSFRHPFRYKKQNELFVAAEGMYTGQFVFCGKKANLVVGNVLPVRSIPEGAVICNVEHHVGDRGVFARCSGDYAIVISHNPDNDTSRIKLPSGAKKIVPSDCRAMIGQVAGGGRTEKPLLKAGNAYHKFRVKRNCWPKVRGVAMNPVEHPHGGGNHQHIGHASTVRRDAPPGQKVGLIAAKRTGRLRGQAAATAAKADKA; via the exons ATGGGACGTGTGATCCGCGCACAGCGTAAGGGAGCAGGCTCCGTCTTCAAATCCCACACCCACCACCGCAAGGGACCAGCGCGCTTCCGCAGTCTCGACTTCGGCGAGCGCAACGGCTACCTTCGCGGCGTCGTCACCGACGTCATCCACGACCCCGGTCGCGGTGCTCCGCTCGCCAAGGTCTCCTTCCGCCACCCGTTCCGCTACAAGAAGCAGAACGAGCTCTTCGTCGCAGCTGAGGGTATGTACACCGGGCAATTCGTCTTCTGCGGGAAGAAGGCTAACCTCGTCGTTGGTAATGTTCTGCCTGTTCGATCCATTCCTGAGGGTGCTGTGATCTGTAATGTTGAACACCATGTCGGTGATCGCGGCGTGTTTGCTAGGTGCTCTGGTGATTACGCTATTGTTATCAGTCATAACCCTGATAACGATACCTCAAG gatcaagcttccttctgGTGCGAAGAAAATTGTTCCTAGTGATTGTAGGGCGATGATTGGGCAAGTTGCGGGTGGTGGAAGAACTGAGAAGCCGCTTCTTAAAGCAGGTAATGCTTACCACAAGTTTAGGGTGAAGAGAAACTGCTGGCCTAAGGTGCGTGGTGTTGCTATGAACCCTGTTGAGCATCCTCATGGAGGAGGTAACCACCAGCATATTGGGCACGCAAGTACTGTCAGGCGTGACGCTCCTCCTGGCCAGAAGGTTGGTCTCATTGCTGCCAAGAGGACTGGTCGTCTCAGAGGGCAAgctgctgctactgctgctAAAGCAGATAAGGCATAA
- the LOC130728243 gene encoding exosome complex exonuclease RRP46 homolog, which yields MESDRPDGRSPNQLRPLACSRSVLHRAHGSATWSQGETKVFAAVYGPKAGTKKNENPEKASIEVIWKPNTGQIGQVEKEYEMILKRTLESICIRSIYPNTTTSVIVQVVHDDGALLPCAINAACAALVDAGIPLKHLAVAICCSVADNSCIILDPTKQEEETATAFAYLVFPNTNVSVLPEGSSQGGSEPMAHGIITSVTQGAMSVDDYLRCLERGRATSERLSEFLRKNIEPKSTSEASKAG from the exons ATGGAGAGTGACAGACCCGATGGGAGGAGTCCCAATCAACTAAGGCCCTTGGCATGCTCTCGTTCGGTCCTTCACAGAGCCCATGGTTCAGCCACCTGGTCTCAAGGAGAAACCAAAGTCTTTGCTGCAGTTTACGGACCCAAAGCCGGAACCAAGAAGAATGAAAACCCTGAAAAAGCTTCCATTGAAGTTATTTGGAAGCCTAACACAGGACAGATTGGTCAAGTGGAGAAGGAGTATGAGATGATATTGAAGAGAACCTTGGAAAGCATATGCATTCGAAGCATATATCCCAACACCACCACTTCCGTTATAGTCCAG GTTGTCCATGATGATGGTGCT CTTCTTCCGTGCGCGATAAATGCAGCATGCGCTGCACTTGTTGATGCTGGAATCCCCCTAAAACATCTTGCTG TTGCAATATGTTGTTCGGTAGCCGATAATAGTTGTATTATACTCGACCCAACTAAACAAGAAGAGGAA ACAGCGACAGCATTCGCCTATTTAGTTTTTCCAAACACAAATGTTTCAGTCCTACCAGAGGGATCATCACAGGGGGGCAGCGAGCCCATGGCACATGGAATCATCACATCTGTTACACAGGGTGCTATGTCAG TGGATGACTATCTTCGTTGCCTAGAACGAGGGCGTGCTACTAGTGAAAGGTTGTCTGAATTTTTGAGGAAGAACATTGAGCCAAAATCTACAAGTGAGGCATCTAAAGCTGGGTGA